In one Cyclopterus lumpus isolate fCycLum1 chromosome 24, fCycLum1.pri, whole genome shotgun sequence genomic region, the following are encoded:
- the fndc1 gene encoding fibronectin type III domain-containing protein 1, with the protein MAVAASRTLLALLVTVCAPRCGWAAEKPLRSQNGKQTSADKGLRESWQPSIHLDGRPVDRFIISSNKPTRSHRFTKGKDSRLHLLEDVDPEWVNLDGFAVLGGAPVRNSSAGQVRSSHTAVRHQPSIRRAARGNRTAHPLGVSNSRTHKRAPQSSSGPRQPERALPGAPPLERRRQHHTKPQSDQRNRKTAKLTSESVHVVSLQAEKAPGQSAPANRAVATKTTTPEPPEYEAKDVSVRVMSPQSVLISWVDPAVEMGKVGPGVIRSYTIKYREKGESARWEYKDSTQRRMMIDTLSADGMYEFSVRISQGENHGKWSVSVFQRTPESAPSGPPENFEVKPLRGKGTAVIATWDPPEEPNGRIREYILSYAPAMKPFGMKSVTYRGSSSTATVDGLTPGDRYIFKIRATNRRGQGPQSKVLSVVMPGSSSAASSFSKTKESLRTVQTPSKQDIDHDESDLQSTKVTEDPTTTPAAPVNRRVRPLSQSRSYHSIFSSVRGSVRNTVNRGSSRGRAQDREEEEEEEEKISTTASPVEEKTTMETKEPDNNVSPEFEDEVGYDERPLTTETPSLKVATPSPIKRRPNPAPRRPIKIRVHQKPGSKDASSSSPTSSSSLSSATSPASSSSFDSSLSSTSSSRIQESAANRKDYVASSYPESKDTYDKPSITHTKPSSTVEKETNSQQTDATSVGRGSVPAGRTKGAGLSYRYGYGRRLPGNVFRGNSTRILNGKKPAVTSQLNLPSRTRNQATSNTQSSATSQSTLPDRRSPERDTTYREGNYDINNKDTEVIKVEEPTSSSKPQPTEEERGEDKAREESSNEKPVVSRTIISPSFAEKFPWLANRYPGRFSSGTRTSSPRQEGRASLTRTSSSMGDGRPILRGTPTRVSGATGAAGVSMIQETSDNLRTHDSLKNGVGVGSVKPSLTNANTASIDTRNPTTSSSSSSSSLAATSSNSDSHYSSSRHGASSEPVPSETSNNNNNDHNEDYLDQKSREISGKNDKVALNSADPNRHVEDNDSVDTRETLSRTRPGSPSGGTQSYRRPGVGKNGRVNFPLLANRQFGGSLLPIRPQPAKNSRMGSSTSDSSSSSSDSSSSNLPQPVLTSDRDIGSHTTVTKTGRLIGGNSQSASSSSASSSSSRGQGGRPRYPIVRGKPTNGGQLKPANGNGKNGRPHLTATSDNDSSSTRGTSKAVGQRFITGPDGTKWIVDLERGVLMNQDGQVLQDSRGRPRRVVLGEDGRTIFDHMGSPLLNQEGMALFGPGRESRPVVNPKDKVLMVGGKPLLGLDLPHNRITTTTTTTTASTTMATTTTAPTTTPEPTTTNWILEESTTVPPYPTCPPGTFSKIDEYGYPALDEEGILNCYPEEESSGMEMDYMVTVTMVPDALVLKKDELFVQTTLPPTTTTTTTTTTTTATEIPTPQPDTRPFNHGPSSAFDLSGKKRFTAPYMNYIQKDPASPCSLTEALEYLQVDILEDLIEKDSLAANQNQPPKNKPRNLTVVAMEGCHSFIILDWGRPLIDDMVSGYMVHSASYDDVLNNRWSSKPSRGTHLALENLKPNSRYYFKVQAKNVFGLGPVSDTLTYVTESDDPLLIVRPPGGEPIWIPFSFKYNSAHSSCKGSQYVKRTWYRKFVGVVLCNSLRYKIFMGDGLRDPFYSIGDTFGQGDDHCQFVDSYRDGRTGPAYLSNNLPSAQGFYRAYRQQPVSFGVIGRRTPHPFVGWYECGVPIPGKW; encoded by the exons ATGGCTGTAGCCGCAAGCAGGACGCTCTTGGCGCTACTCGTTACGGTTTGCGCACCAAGATGCGGATGGGCAG cagAGAAGCCCCTACGTTCACAAAATGGGAAACAGACATCTGCGGATAAGGGCTTGAGAGAGAGCTGGCAGCCTTCTATTCATCTGGATGGAAGACCTGTGGACCGCTTCATCATCAGCTCCAACAAACCCACAAGGTCGCACCGCTTCACTAAAGGAAAGGACAGTCGCTTGCATCTACTGGAGGATGTAG accCTGAATGGGTTAACCTGGATGGCTTTGCTGTGTTGGGTGGTGCACCTGTCAGGAACTCATCAGCAG GTCAAGTCAGGTCTTCACACACTGCTGTAAGACATCAGCCTTCAATACGGCGGGCCGCCAGGGGGAACAGAACAGCCCACCCATTGGGAGTGTCTAATTCCAGGACACACAAGAGGGCCCCTCAGTCCTCCTCGGGTCCCAGGCAGCCTGAGAGAGCTTTGCCAGGTGCTCCCCCATTGGAAAGGAGACGCCAACACCACACCAAGCCTCAATCTGACCAGAGAAACCGAAAGACAGCCAAACTAA CATCTGAGTCCGTTCATGTGGTGTCACTGCAGGCAGAGAAAGCCCCAGGCCAGAGCGCACCCGCCAACAGAGCAGTCGCAACCAAAACAACTACACCAG AGCCACCGGAGTATGAGGCCAAGGACGTCAGTGTCCGGGTCATGTCTCCTCAGTCAGTCCTCATCTCCTGGGTTGACCCAGCTGTTGAGATGGGAAAGGTCGGCCCTGGGGTAATAAG ATCCTACACAATTAAGTACAGGGAGAAAGGTGAATCGGCACGCTGGGAGTACAAGGACAGCAcccagaggaggatgatgatagACACCCTGTCTGCTGACGGCATGTATGAGTTCTCTGTCAGAATCTCTCAGGGGGAAAATCACGGAAAGTGGAGCGTCTCTGTCTTTCAAAGGACCCCTGAATCAG CACCATCTGGGCCACCAGAGAACTTTGAGGTCAAGCCACTACGAGGGAAAGGAACTGCTGTCATAGCAACATGGGATCCACCTGAAGAACCCAATGGGAGGATAAGAG AGTACATCCTGTCTTATGCTCCTGCTATGAAGCCATTTGGAATGAAAAGTGTGACGTAccgtggcagcagcagcacagccacCGTAGATGGTCTCACACCGGGAGATCGGTACATCTTCAAGATTAGAGCCACCAACAGGAGGGGTCAGGGACCACAGAGCAAGGTCCTCAGTGTTGTCATGCCAGGAT CCAGCAGCGCTGCCTCGTCGTTCTCAAAAACCAAGGAAAGCCTTAGGACTGTCCAAACTCCTTCTAAACAGGATATCGACCATGATGAATCTGACCTCCAGTCAACAAAGGTGACAGAAGACCCAACCACAACCCCTGCTGCACCTGTCAACAGGCGTGTACGCCCGCTTTCCCAGTCACGCTCCTATCACAGCATCTTCTCCTCTGTAAGGGGATCAGTCAGAAACACAGTCAATAGAGGGTCGTCCAGAGGAAGAGCTCaagatagagaagaggaggaggaagaagaagagaaaatatcCACAACGGCATCTCCAGTAGAAGAGAAAACAACTATGGAGACAAAAGAACCAGACAATAATGTTTCCCCTGAATTTGAAGATGAAGTGGGATATGATGAACGGCCTCTGACTACTGAGACCCCCAGCCTCAAAGTTGCAACGCCATCCCCAATTAAACGTCGTCCCAATCCTGCGCCCAGGAGGCCCATTAAGATCAGGGTCCATCAAAAACCAGGATCCAAAGatgcttcctcttcttcacctacctcttcatcctccttatCTTCTGCCACCTCccctgcttcctcctcttcttttgaTTCCTCCTTATCGTCTACTTCCTCCTCACGTATTCAAGAGTCGGCAGCAAATAGAAAGGACTATGTGGCTTCCTCATACCCAGAGAGCAAAGACACCTACGATAAGCCCAGCATAACACATACTAAACCCTCCTCTACAGTTGAAAAAGAGACCAATTCACAGCAGACAGATGCTACATCTGTTGGAAGAGGTTCGGTCCCAGCGGGGCGCACCAAGGGGGCTGGGTTGAGCTATAGATATGGTTACGGTCGAAGACTTCCTGGAAATGTGTTTAGAGGGAATTCAACTCGAATATTGAATGGTAAAAAACCTGCTGTTACCTCACAGTTGAATTTACCAAGCAGAACTCGAAACCAAGCAACTTCAAACACACAAAGCTCAGCAACATCACAGTCCACTTTACCAGACAGGAGATCACCTGAACGAGACACAACATACAGGGAGGGAAATTATGACATCAATAACAAAGACACTGAAGTAATCAAAGTTGAAGAGCCTACTTCAAGCTCTAAACCACAacccacagaggaggagagaggggaggacaaGGCAAGGGAAGAGAGCAGTAATGAAAAACCTGTGGTTTCCCGTACCATAATTAGCCCCTCATTTGCTGAAAAGTTCCCGTGGCTAGCTAACCGTTACCCAGGAAGGTTTAGTTCAGGGACGAGAACTTCATCACCCAGGCAGGAGGGTAGGGCCTCCTTGACCAGGACATCATCCTCTATGGGGGATGGTAGACCCATCTTGAGGGGGACACCTACTCGGGTGTCAGGGGCCAcaggtgctgcaggagtatCCATGATACAGGAGACTAGTGACAATCTGAGGACTCATGATTCACTAAAGAATGGGGTGGGCGTTGGTTCAGTTAAGCCTTCTTTGACCAATGCAAATACAGCCTCTATTGACACTAGAAACCCAACTacctcatcttcttcatcatcttcctctttaGCAGCAACCTCTTCAAATTCTGATTCCCATTATTCTTCAAGTAGGCACGGAGCCTCAAGTGAGCCAGTCCCTAGCGAAACctctaataacaataataatgatcataatgAGGATTATCTCGATCAAAAGAGTAGAGAAATCAGTGGAAAAAATGATAAAGTTGCTTTAAATTCAGCTGACCCCAACCGACATGTAGAGGACAATGACAGTGTGGATACTAGGGAAACTCTTTCCAGGACAAGACCTGGATCACCGTCTGGAGGCACTCAATCTTATCGTCGTCCTGGTGTGGGGAAGAATGGGAGGGTAAACTTTCCTCTACTTGCTAATCGGCAGTTTGGTGGTTCTCTGCTTCCCATCAGACCACAACCAGCAAAGAACTCAAGGATGGGTTCTTCAACGTCcgattcctcctcctcatcatctgaCTCCTCTTCCTCAAATTTGCCCCAGCCAGTTTTGACCTCAGATCGTGACATCGGTAGTCATACTACTGTGACAAAGACAGGGCGATTAATTGGAGGCAACTCCCAGTCGGCATCGTCATCCTCAgcatcttcatcctcatctaGGGGCCAGGGAGGTCGGCCTCGCTATCCCATTGTCAGAGGGAAACCAACCAATGGAGGACAACTCAAGCCTGCAAATGGAAATG GTAAAAATGGACGACCACACCTGACAGCAACAAGTGATAACGATTCCTCTTCCACTCGTGGAACCAGCAAGGCCGTTGGTCAAAGGTTTATCACAGGACCTGATGGAACCAAATGG ataGTAGACTTGGAGCGAGGGGTTCTTATGAACCAAGATGGTCAAGTTCTCCAGGACTCCCGGGGCAGGCCTAGGAGAGTGGTGCTTGGAGAGGACGGACGCACAATTTTTG ACCACATGGGCAGTCCTCTGTTAAACCAGGAAGGTATGGCTCTGTTCGGGCCTGGCCGAGAAAGCCGGCCTGTGGTTAATCCTAAAGACAAGGTCCTCATGGTTGGAGGGAAACCTTTACTTGGCTTGGACCTTCCTCACAACAggatcaccaccaccaccaccaccaccacggcTTCTACCACCATGGCTACTACCACCACAGCTCCTACCACCACACCTGAACCTACCACCACTAACTGGATCTTAGAGGAGTCTACCACTGTACCACCATACCCAACCTGTCCACCTGGAACTTTCTCCAAAATAGATGAATATGGGTATCCAGCGCTGGATGAAGAAGGAATATTGAACTGTTATCCAGAAG AGGAATCCTCGGGAATGGAAATGGACTACATGGTTACAGTGACCATGGTGCCTGATGCTTTAGTTCTTAAGAAAG ATGAGCTTTTTGTCCAGACCACCctgccccccaccaccaccacaacgaCCACCACCACGACCACCACTGCGACAGAGATCCCGACTCCACAGCCAGACACCAGACCGTTCAACCACGGCCCATCATCTGCGTTTGACCTGAGTGGGAAGAAGCGATTCACAG CTCCCTATATGAACTACATCCAGAAGGACCCGGCTTCTCCTTGCTCCCTGACGGAGGCTCTGGAGTATCTACAGGTTGACATCCTAGAAGACCTGATTGAGAAGGACAGCctggcagccaatcagaatcagCCTCCCAAAAACAAGCCTCGTAACCTCACTGTGGTTGCCATGGAGGGCTGCCACTCATTCATCATCCTGGACTGGGGTCGCCCACTGATTGATGATATGGTGTCAG GCTACATGGTCCACAGTGCTTCATATGACGATGTGCTCAACAATAGATGGTCCTCTAAACCCTCCAGGGGGACACACCTGGCTTTGGAGAATCTCAAACCAAACTCTAG